The genomic stretch TCGCGGACCTGCTTGGCGAGGGTCATGGCGCGCACGAAGCGGGCGTTGTCGGGTCCGACGAGGAGGTTGTTCTGCTTGTCGAAGTAGATGCCTTCGCCGGTCTTGAGGTTGGTGCGGATGATCAGGTTGTACACGGACGCGGCGGTGTTCACGAGGTACGCGCCGGTCTTCTGCTTGATCTTCTTGCCGCTGGCGATGTAGTTTTCCCAGCTGCTCTGCATGGTCAGGGGGTTCACGCCGGCCTTGTCGAGCACGTCCTTGCGGTAGAAGAAGGTGCCGGGGCCGATGTCGGTGGGCATGGCGATGAAGCGGCCGTCGGCGCTGGTGGCCTGCGCGATGGTGAAGGGCGTGAAGAGCTTCTTGTACTGCGCGGCGCTGTAGGGGGCGCTGTTCAGGTTCTCCAGGCCCTGGCCTTCGGCGAACTTGCCGACGTAACCGATCTCGATGGCCATGACGTCGGGGAGACCCTGGCCGGTGGCGAGCGCGGTGGTCATGGCGTTGTGGTGGTCGGCGAACTGCTGGGCCTGGAGGTTGATGGTGACGTTGGGGTGCAGTTTGGTCCAGGCGGGCAGGATGGCCTTGATGGCGCTGTCCAGGCTGGGGAAGGCCGCGACGGTCAGGGTGACTTTCTCCTGGGCGTGGGCAGTGCCGAGCAGCAGGGCGGTGGCGAGGGCGAACGCGGCGGATTTCTTCATGGTGACCTCCAGGTCGGATTGAAAGCGCTTTCAAAAGGGATATGGACAGATGGGGGGCGGCACTCAGCCATCCGGGGTGCTCATCGCCGTCACCCCCCGTCTGGCGCGGGCCGCCGGACGCGGGCGCGCCGGAGCAGCCGTGGACTCACGGATGATCAGATCAGGTTCGAACACCTGCCGGACGACCGGCTGACCGTCCAGCAGGTTCAGCGCCTCGCGGGCCGCCGTCAGGCCGATGTCGTAGATCGCCTGCCGCACGGTCGTCAGCGGCGGCGTCATCAGGGACGAGGTGAACACGTCGTCGAAGCCCGTCAGGGACACGTCCCCGGGGACGCTCACGCCCCGGCGGTACAGGGCCAGCCGCGCGCCCAGCGCCATCTGGTCGTTGGCGCACACCAGCGCCGTGAACGGCCGCCCGGCATTCAGGATCGCCTCGGCGGCCTCCAGGCCGCCTTCCTCGGTGTAGCGGCCCACCTGGATCAGTTCGGGCGGCACAGTCACGCCGTGGGCTTCCAGGTAACCCAGGAAGGCCGTCCGGCGCTCCATGGCGTCCTGCTGCCGCTCGGCGCCGCTGATGTACGCGAACTGCCGGTGCCCGAGGTCCAGCAGGTGCCGCGCGACCTGCTGCATGGCCTTGGTGTTGTCCAGCACGATGCAGCTGTGATCCAGCCCGCGCACGTCGCGGCCCACCGCGATCAGCGGGACCCGCCGCGCCACATGCGTCAGGATCTGGTCGTCGAGGATGCCGCCCATCATGATCACGGCGTCCACCCGGCGGGCCAGCAGCAGGTCCAGGGCCTCCTGCTCGCGTTCGGTGCGCCACTGGCCGCTGATCACGATCGGGTGGTACGGCGTGTCGTTCAGGGCCGCCTCGATCCCGGCCAGCGCCTCGCCGTAGAAGGTGGAGTTCAGGGTGGGGGTGATCACGCCGATGGTCAGGCTGCGCCCGCCGGCCAGGGCCTGCGCCTGCGGGTTGGGGCGGTAGTTCAGGCGGGTGATGACGGATTCGACACGGGCGCGTTTTTCTGGCGTCACGTTGGCCGTGCCGTTCAGAATGCGTGACACGGTGCTGGGCGACACGCCCGCCTCCCGCGCCACCTGCGCCAGGGTGACTGCTTCCATCATGGGTGCTCCTGCAAGTCAGGCCGGTTGCCTGCTCGGTGAAGAGAAGATTGAGATGCCTGGAGCGTACTCCTGTCTGAAAGCGCTGTCAACAGGTGGTCGGGACGACATTGCGGTGCTGCGCGGGCCAAATTGCGCCTGCCCAGCCTCCTTTCACCGCTGGGCGTGCCAGAGCGCCCCATGGAAATGCTTCCGCGACTGCTGATAATTGGTTAGAAGAACTAAATATGGCTGGGTGGCAAACAATCCGTGCCCCGGGGGCTGAATCGGTTCAGATCGCGGAAAACTGCGTTATGTAGCGTGGCAATGCCGAGAACTTGACACCCTGCGGGCAATCCGGCTACGCTGCACTTCGTTAAACCAACTAACTAAAGCGAGGACCCATGCCCCCCATCCCCGGCGGCGACCAGCCGTACCTGAAACACCTCAACCGCGCCCGCATGCTGCACCTGCTGCGCACCCACCCCGGCCTCAGCCGCGCCGAACTCGCCGCCCACAGCGGCCTGACCAAGGTCACTGTCGGCAGCCTGGTCACCGCCCTGCTGGACAGCGGCTGGCTCACCGAGGGCCACGTCCGCCCCGGCGCCACCGGACGCCCGGGCCGCGAACTGCACCTCGGCGAGGCCCGCCACGTCATCCTGGGCGCAGAGATCGGCGTGCTCGGCGCGCGCGCCGTCGCCACCACCCTGCGCGGCACCGTCCTCGCCCGCGCCGAGACCCGCACCCCCACCACCACCCCGCACGCCGCCACGCAGACCGTCACGCAGTTGTGCGGGCAGCTGCTGCAAGACCCCGCCACCCAGGGCCGCGAACTGCTGGGCCTGGGCGTGGCCCTGCCCGGCCCGGTCAGCCCGGACGGCACGCGCGTGCTGTACGCCCCGAACCTCGGCTGGGACGACGTGCCCTTCCTGGACCTGCTGCGCGCCGCGCCCGACCTGCCCGATACCCTGCCCGCAGGCGCCATCACGCTGGACAACGAGGCCAACGCCGCCGCGTTCGGCGAGAGCTTCCTGCGCCCCGGCGAGCCGCCGCAGCTGCTCGCGTACGTCAGCCTGGGCAGCGGCGTCGGCGCCGGATTCACGGCCCTGAGCGGCACCCCGCACGTCCTGCGCGGCGCGCGCGGCCTCGCCGGGGAGATCGGACACGCGATCATCCAGCCCGGCGGGCTGTACTGCCACTGCGGGAACCGCGGCTGCGTCGAGACCCTGCTGGGCGGCTGGGCGATCCGCGCCGCGCTGAACCTGAACGTCCTCGACCCGCTGGACGAGGCCCTCGCCCCGCGCCTGCGCGAGGCCGCCGTGCAGGTCATCCTCGGCCGCGCCGGAGAGGCGCTGGGGCAGCTGCTCGTGAACCTGCACCAGACCCTCGGCCCGGACGAGATCGTCATCGGCGGCGCCCTGACCCGCCTGGACGGCGCCGTGCTGGGCGCCGCGCTGGACGTGTACCACGCCCGTCAGTGGCGGCCGGCCGCGCCGCCCGCGCGCGTCACGGTCCGCCAGGACAGCCTGTACCTGCCCGCGCTGGGCGCCGCCGCGCAGCTGCTCGCGCGCGTGATCGACACCCCACAGGAGACCGCATGACCCCCACGCCCGTCACGCTGGGCCTGGACGTCGGCACCAGCGGCGTCAAGGCCGTCGTCGTCACCGCCAGCGGGCAGACCCTGGCCGAGAGCACCCACGCCTACCCCCTCCTGACCCCCCGCCCCGGCTGGACCGAGCAGCGCCCCGCCGACTGGCTAGACGGCGTGCGCGCCGCGCTGCGCGACCTGAGCGCCGCACTGGAGGGGAAGGCGCAGCCCCTGGCGCTGGGTCTCAGCGGACAGATGCACGGCCTCGTCCCGCTGGATGCCCACGGCGAGGTGCTGCGGCCCGCGCTGCTGTGGAACGACCAGCGGACCGGCGCGCAGGTCGGGCAGATCGAGGCCCGCGTCCCCCGCGCCGACCTGGTCGCGCGGACCGGGAACCGCGCCGTGACCGGCTTCCAGCTGCCCAAGATCCTCTGGCTACGCGACGAGGAACCCGACACCTTCGCCCGGCTGCGCCACGCACTGATCCCCAAGGATTACGTCGGGTACGCCCTGACCGGCGTGCTGGCCGCCGAACCCAGCGACGCCAGCGGGGTGGGTGCACTGAACCTCGCGCGCGGCGCGTGGGACGCGGACGTGCTGGGCGCGCTCGACCTGACCGCCGACCTGTTCCCGCCCCTTGTGAAGTCCACCGACGTCGTCGGCACCCTGACCCGCGAGTGGGCCGCCGCAACCGGCCTCCCCGAGGGCCTCCCGGTCGTCGCGGGCGGCGGGGACAACGCCGCCGCCGGAATCGCCCTGGGCCTGTCGAGCGCCCAGCCCGACGTGGGCAGCGTCAGCCTGGGCACCAGCGGCGTGATCTTCAGCCCCCTGCGCGACCCCACCCCCGACCCGGAGGGCCGCGTGCACCTGTTCGCGCACGCCGACGGCGGGTACCACCTGCTCGGCGTGACCCTCTCGGCCGCCGGGTCCCTGGAGTGGCTGCACGCGAAACTCGCGCCCGACACGCCCATCTCCGTGCTGCTGGAGGAGGCCGCGCAGGTCCCCCCAGGCGCGGGCGGCGTGACGTTCCTGCCGTACCTGTCGGGCGAACGCAGTCCCCTGATGAACCCCCACGCCCGCGCAGCCTTCACCGGCCTGAGCCTCGCGCACGGCCGCGCCCACCTGACCCGCGCCGTGCTGGAAGGCAGCGTCGCCGCGCTCGCCGACGCGTACGGCGTCATGCAGGCCATCGCCCCGCTGAACACCCTGATCTCCACCGGGGGCGGCGCCCGCAGCGACCTGTGGCTGGGCCTCGCCGGCAGCGCCCTGAACCTCCCGGTTCACCCCACCAGCGCCCGCCCCGGCGCGGCCCACGGCGCCGCCATCCTCGCCATGCCCGCCGCCGGACTCCACCCGAGCCTGACGGCCGCCATGGACGCCACCCGCCCCGACCTCCACCCGCCCGTCCCGCCCGTGGACATGGCCGACGCCCTGAACGCCTATGCCGCTGCCCGCACCGCCCTGTACGGAGGCTGAGCGTCCAGAACGCCGCTCCGCCCCTTCTTCTTGGCCCCTTTCCCCCTGGCCCCTCAGACCTTTCGACTCTCGACCCCCAGTAAGGAGCCCCGCATGGCTGACTTCACCCCCACCCCCGCAGACCGGTTCACGTTCGGCCTCTGGACCGTCGGCAACACCGGCCGCGACCCGTTCGGCGAGGCGACCCGCCCGGTCAGGAAGGCTCCGTACCTTGTCGAGAAACTGGCCGCGCTGGGCGCGTACGGCGTGAACCTGCACGACAACGACCTCGTGCCGATCGACGCGACCGCCGCGCAGCGGGACGCCCTCGTGCGCGAGTTCCAGCAGGCGCTCTCGGATCATGGGCTGGTCGTGCCGATGGCGACCACGAACCTGTTCAGCGACCCGGCGTTCAAGGACGGCGCGTTCACGAGCGCCGACGCCCGCGTGCGCGCCTACGCCCTGCAGAAAACCATGCACGCCATGGACCTGGGCGCGGAACTCGGCGCCGATACGTACGTGCTGTGGGGCGGCCGCGAGGGGACCGAGGTGGACGCCGGGGGCAAACTGCTCGACGCGCTGGGCTGGTTCCGGGACAGCCTGAATTACCTCGCGGCGTACAGCGAGTCGCAGGGGTACGGGTACCGCTTCGCGCTGGAACCCAAACCGAACGAGCCGCGCGCCGACATCTTCCTGCCCACCGTCGGCAGCGCCCTGGGCTTCATCGCGACGCTGGACCGCCCGGAGCTGTTCGGCCTGAACCCGGAGTTCGCGCACGAGACCATGGCGGGCCTGAGCTTCCCGCACGCCGTCGCGCAGGCCATCGACGCCGGGAAGCTGTTCCACATTGACCTGAACGACCAGAAGATGGGCCGCTTCGACCAGGACCTGCGCTTCGGCGCGGAGAACCCCAAGGGCGCGTTCTTCCTCGTCAAGCTGCTGGAAGAGTCCGGGTACGCCGGGCCGAAACACTTCGACGCGCACGCGCTGCGCACCGAGGACGAGGCGGGCGTGTGGGCGTTCGCGCGCGGCTGCATGCGCACCTACCTGATCCTGCGGGACAAGGTGCAGCGCTTCGGGCAGGACGCCGAGATCCAGGCCGCCCTCGCCGCGTACCGCGTGCAGGACGCGGAACTGGAGGCCCTGACCGGCACCTTCACCCCCGCGAACGCCGGGGCGCTGAAAGCCCACGCCTTCGACCGCGCCGCACTGGGCACGCGCGGCCCCGGCCTGGAGGCGCTGGACCAGTTGACCATGGAACTCCTGCTCGGCGTGCGCTGAGCGGCGCTACCCTCGGCCCATGACCACGCCCGACGTCCACACCCGCACCTGGGGCTCTGCGCCCGCCGGGCAGCCCATCACGCAATTCACCCTCACACTGCCCGGCGGCGTGCAGGCCCAGCTGACCGACCTGGGCGCCACCCTCACCAGCCTGCACGTCCCTGACCGCAGCGGCATGCCGGGCGAGGTCGTGCTGGGCTTCGACCGGCCGGGGCCGTACCTGAGCCGCGAGACCGCCCCGTTCCTGGGCAGCACCGTGGGCCGCTTCGCCAACCGGATCGCGCAGGCCCGCTACACGCTGGACGGACAGGCGGTCCACCTGACCCCCAGTGACGGCCCGCACGCCCTGCACGGCGGCCCGCGCGGCTTCGACCTGCACCTCTGGCACGGACACGCGGAGGTGGTGGGCGAGGGCGCGCAGGTGACGTTCACCCGTACCAGCCCCCACGGCGAGGAGGGCCACCCCGGCACCCTGCATGTGCAGGTCACGTACCACCTGACCGCCGACCCCGACCCCACCCTGAGCATCGAGTACCGCGCCACCACCGACGCGCCCACCCACGTGAACCTGACCAACCACACCTACTGGAACCTCAGCCCCGACCCGCACGAGGGCGTCCACGCGCACCACCTCACCCTGCACGCCGACACGTTCACGCCCACCCACGCGGGCATCCCCACCGGCGCCGTGCAGGACGTCACCGGCACCCCGCTGGACTTCCGCACGCCCCGCCCCCTGGGCGACGCGCTGACCGATCAGCCCGGCGGCTTCGACCATAACCTGATGTTGCGCGGCCAGCCCGGCACACTGCGCCCCGCCGCCACCCTGTACCACCCTGCCAGCGGCCGCAGCCTGGAGATCCGCACCACCGAACCTGCCGTGCAGCTGTACACCGCGAACTTCCTGGACGGCCAGTACACCGGGCACGCGGGCCGCGTCCACGCCCCACAGGCCGCCGTGTGCCTGGAGACGCAGCACGTCCCGGACTCGCCCAACCAGCCCCAGTTCCCCACCACCCGCCTCGACCCCGGGCGGACCTTCACGTCCCGCACGGTGCACACCTTCCGCACTCAGTGAGCGGCCCTCCCTGAGCAGTCGCACGCGGCCGGAGAGGTCCTTCCTCCGGCCGCATTCCAGGCATCCAGATTGTCAGGGGGCGCAGCGCACCGACTCGACGCCCGGCGTGAGCGTCACCCGGCAGGCCGGGGCCGCCGCGCCGTCGAGCGTCACCGGGGCCACCAGCGGCGCCCCGAAGGCGGGTAGGAGCGCCCAGCCCTCGTCGTCCGTGCGGCGGGTGCCCTGCACGTCCAGGGTCGCGTACGGGAGCGGCGCGCCGTCCGCACCCAGCAGGCGCACCCACACGAACGCCTCGAAATTTCCCGTCCAGTCGATCACCGCCGCGCCCTGACCCGCGAGCGTCACGTCCCGCCGCTCCTCGCGCACGCTCACCGTGACCGGCAGCGCGTCGAAATCCGGCGTGACACTCACCGCCTGCGTGCCCGGCGAGAGCAGCACCAGCGCCTCCCCGCGCGCGTCCGACACCACCCGCACGCCATTGACCCGCAGCGGCACGCCCGGCAGGCCCACCCGCACCAGCACGCCAGGGCCCGGATCGTCCGGCGTGAGGTACGCCCGCCCCGCCACCCAGGCCACCCCGGCCCGGCCCGAGGCGCTCCAGCCGCCATCCGTACTCAGCGAGGCAGTCAGGGCCACCGGACCCGCGTACGCGTACCCCAGGCGCGCCGAGCGCTGCGGCAGCGTGCTGAACTGCGCGGCGGCCGTCACGGTGTGGCCCGGCGCGGGTTGCCAGCGGGCCTCCGTGACCGCAGAGAACGTGCCTGCAGAGAGCGGCTCGTTCCGCTGCGCCAGCGCGGCGCCCGTGACCGACAGGGTGTCCCGGGGCGTCCAGGTGACGCTGAGCCCGGCCTGCCAGCCCAGCTGCCCCGCCTCAGCCGCCACCTGTGCGCGCGCGGCGGCCGTCAGCTGCGGCGTGACCTGACGGCTGACCGAGGCACCCGCCGCGTACTGGGCCTCACCGGGCGTGGCCTGCGCCGTCACGCTGACGGTCGTGCCGCTCCCGCTCCCGGCCCACCCGGCCGAGGCCGAGACGCTGCTGGCCCGCAGGTTCAGCGGCACCAGGCGCGCCGCGCCGCTCAGGCGCCACTCGTCGCGCAGCAGCGTCACGTCGCCGGTCAGGGCCGTGTCCTGCGGCCGGGCGGACCGGTACGCCAGATTCACGCCCGCGCTGTAGGACAGGTCCGCGTACCGCGCCCCCAACTGCCCCTGCCAGTCGCCGGGCTGCCACTGGGCCTCGCCCGAGAGACTCCAGTGGTCCGTCACCCCGTACACGCCGTTCAGGGTCGCGGCGCCCGCCCGGCCCTTCACGCCCGCCTCGGCCTGCACGGCCAGCGCGTGCGCGGTCACGAGCACGTCGCCCGGGCCATACACCCGCGACTCCGTCCGCTCGCCCGTGGCGTCCACGATGACCGCCTGAAGCGTGCCCGCCGGGGCGTTCACGCCCACGTTCCGCAGGACCAGCTGCCCGGCCCGCACGCGCACGGGCGGCAGGTCATCCCCGTTCACCCGCAGGCGCACCTCGGCGTCCAGCGGCAGGGCCAGCGACCACAGTGGAAGCCGGTAGGCCCGCGCGTCCCCCCAGGTGACCCGCACCCCGCTGATCCGCTGATCGTTCAGGCGGGTGTCGCCGTTCACGCGCTGCGCGTACGCCTGCGCCGTCACCGTCAGGTGCGGCGAGACCCGGTACGCCGCGCCGAGCTGCGCCTCGACCTGGGGGTCGGCCGCGCCCTGCGCGCGCACGCTGAGCCCCACCGCGCCGGTCAGCGGGCCGGACTGCG from Deinococcus soli (ex Cha et al. 2016) encodes the following:
- a CDS encoding ROK family transcriptional regulator, which produces MPPIPGGDQPYLKHLNRARMLHLLRTHPGLSRAELAAHSGLTKVTVGSLVTALLDSGWLTEGHVRPGATGRPGRELHLGEARHVILGAEIGVLGARAVATTLRGTVLARAETRTPTTTPHAATQTVTQLCGQLLQDPATQGRELLGLGVALPGPVSPDGTRVLYAPNLGWDDVPFLDLLRAAPDLPDTLPAGAITLDNEANAAAFGESFLRPGEPPQLLAYVSLGSGVGAGFTALSGTPHVLRGARGLAGEIGHAIIQPGGLYCHCGNRGCVETLLGGWAIRAALNLNVLDPLDEALAPRLREAAVQVILGRAGEALGQLLVNLHQTLGPDEIVIGGALTRLDGAVLGAALDVYHARQWRPAAPPARVTVRQDSLYLPALGAAAQLLARVIDTPQETA
- a CDS encoding aldose epimerase family protein; this translates as MTTPDVHTRTWGSAPAGQPITQFTLTLPGGVQAQLTDLGATLTSLHVPDRSGMPGEVVLGFDRPGPYLSRETAPFLGSTVGRFANRIAQARYTLDGQAVHLTPSDGPHALHGGPRGFDLHLWHGHAEVVGEGAQVTFTRTSPHGEEGHPGTLHVQVTYHLTADPDPTLSIEYRATTDAPTHVNLTNHTYWNLSPDPHEGVHAHHLTLHADTFTPTHAGIPTGAVQDVTGTPLDFRTPRPLGDALTDQPGGFDHNLMLRGQPGTLRPAATLYHPASGRSLEIRTTEPAVQLYTANFLDGQYTGHAGRVHAPQAAVCLETQHVPDSPNQPQFPTTRLDPGRTFTSRTVHTFRTQ
- the xylA gene encoding xylose isomerase, with the translated sequence MADFTPTPADRFTFGLWTVGNTGRDPFGEATRPVRKAPYLVEKLAALGAYGVNLHDNDLVPIDATAAQRDALVREFQQALSDHGLVVPMATTNLFSDPAFKDGAFTSADARVRAYALQKTMHAMDLGAELGADTYVLWGGREGTEVDAGGKLLDALGWFRDSLNYLAAYSESQGYGYRFALEPKPNEPRADIFLPTVGSALGFIATLDRPELFGLNPEFAHETMAGLSFPHAVAQAIDAGKLFHIDLNDQKMGRFDQDLRFGAENPKGAFFLVKLLEESGYAGPKHFDAHALRTEDEAGVWAFARGCMRTYLILRDKVQRFGQDAEIQAALAAYRVQDAELEALTGTFTPANAGALKAHAFDRAALGTRGPGLEALDQLTMELLLGVR
- a CDS encoding LacI family DNA-binding transcriptional regulator, translating into MMEAVTLAQVAREAGVSPSTVSRILNGTANVTPEKRARVESVITRLNYRPNPQAQALAGGRSLTIGVITPTLNSTFYGEALAGIEAALNDTPYHPIVISGQWRTEREQEALDLLLARRVDAVIMMGGILDDQILTHVARRVPLIAVGRDVRGLDHSCIVLDNTKAMQQVARHLLDLGHRQFAYISGAERQQDAMERRTAFLGYLEAHGVTVPPELIQVGRYTEEGGLEAAEAILNAGRPFTALVCANDQMALGARLALYRRGVSVPGDVSLTGFDDVFTSSLMTPPLTTVRQAIYDIGLTAAREALNLLDGQPVVRQVFEPDLIIRESTAAPARPRPAARARRGVTAMSTPDG
- a CDS encoding ABC transporter substrate-binding protein, with the translated sequence MKKSAAFALATALLLGTAHAQEKVTLTVAAFPSLDSAIKAILPAWTKLHPNVTINLQAQQFADHHNAMTTALATGQGLPDVMAIEIGYVGKFAEGQGLENLNSAPYSAAQYKKLFTPFTIAQATSADGRFIAMPTDIGPGTFFYRKDVLDKAGVNPLTMQSSWENYIASGKKIKQKTGAYLVNTAASVYNLIIRTNLKTGEGIYFDKQNNLLVGPDNARFVRAMTLAKQVRDAGLDAKIGEWSNEWYDAFKKGTVATQFSGAWLQGALQNWMAPDTKGLWRVQNLPEKGFASWGGSFYAVPSKAKNKQWAWEFIKFMTLNQGSQITAFKDNGAFPALIAAQKDKAFSEPVEFLGGQKARVLWRDAAAKTRPIDVNKYDSIADQILQTELTNVLEQGKDVKQALADARAQIARRAR
- the xylB gene encoding xylulokinase; this encodes MTPTPVTLGLDVGTSGVKAVVVTASGQTLAESTHAYPLLTPRPGWTEQRPADWLDGVRAALRDLSAALEGKAQPLALGLSGQMHGLVPLDAHGEVLRPALLWNDQRTGAQVGQIEARVPRADLVARTGNRAVTGFQLPKILWLRDEEPDTFARLRHALIPKDYVGYALTGVLAAEPSDASGVGALNLARGAWDADVLGALDLTADLFPPLVKSTDVVGTLTREWAAATGLPEGLPVVAGGGDNAAAGIALGLSSAQPDVGSVSLGTSGVIFSPLRDPTPDPEGRVHLFAHADGGYHLLGVTLSAAGSLEWLHAKLAPDTPISVLLEEAAQVPPGAGGVTFLPYLSGERSPLMNPHARAAFTGLSLAHGRAHLTRAVLEGSVAALADAYGVMQAIAPLNTLISTGGGARSDLWLGLAGSALNLPVHPTSARPGAAHGAAILAMPAAGLHPSLTAAMDATRPDLHPPVPPVDMADALNAYAAARTALYGG